One window of Thermodesulfovibrio aggregans genomic DNA carries:
- a CDS encoding DUF2283 domain-containing protein, which produces METIKILEKTENLNWDYDEEADVLYISIGEPQKAVGVDIGEGAIIRYIESTGEVVGLTLIGVKERLLKSLKSN; this is translated from the coding sequence ATGGAAACAATAAAAATACTTGAAAAAACAGAGAATCTTAACTGGGATTACGATGAGGAAGCAGATGTCCTATACATAAGTATAGGCGAACCTCAAAAGGCAGTAGGTGTTGATATAGGAGAAGGAGCAATTATAAGGTATATTGAATCAACAGGAGAAGTTGTAGGGCTTACATTAATCGGAGTAAAGGAGAGACTTTTAAAAAGTCTGAAATCAAATTGA
- a CDS encoding Fe-S-containing hydro-lyase → MNKIVIETPLTDDIVENLKAGDMVLINGYVYTARDAAHKRLIKLINNDAPLPFDLKGQIIYYVGPTPAPPGKVIGSAGPTTSSRMDSYTPLLLSLGLKGMIGKGQRSEEVKQAIQKYKAVYFLATGGAGALLSRHIVLAEEIAFPELGTESIKRLLLKDFPVIVAIDCHGGDIFKRSI, encoded by the coding sequence ATGAATAAGATCGTCATAGAGACACCACTTACTGATGATATTGTTGAAAATTTAAAAGCAGGGGATATGGTTTTAATAAATGGTTATGTTTACACAGCAAGGGATGCAGCCCATAAAAGGCTTATAAAATTGATTAATAATGATGCACCTTTACCTTTTGACTTAAAGGGTCAGATTATATACTATGTAGGTCCAACACCTGCACCTCCTGGTAAGGTGATAGGCTCAGCAGGTCCAACAACTTCATCAAGGATGGATTCATATACTCCCCTTCTTCTTTCACTTGGACTTAAGGGAATGATTGGTAAAGGACAGCGTTCAGAGGAAGTAAAACAGGCTATTCAGAAGTATAAGGCTGTTTACTTTCTTGCAACAGGTGGAGCAGGAGCACTTCTAAGCAGACACATAGTATTAGCAGAAGAGATAGCTTTTCCTGAATTAGGGACAGAATCAATCAAGAGATTGCTTCTTAAAGATTTCCCTGTAATTGTGGCAATTGACTGTCATGGAGGAGATATTTTTAAGAGATCAATTTGA
- a CDS encoding type II toxin-antitoxin system HicB family antitoxin produces the protein MRKIKLTAELIPAEEGGYIVYCPELDITTEGETIEEAIYMIKDAAKAYIEVVGLENIPHFSKEIIKEE, from the coding sequence ATGAGAAAAATAAAACTTACAGCAGAACTTATACCTGCAGAAGAAGGAGGCTATATAGTTTACTGCCCCGAGTTAGACATTACAACTGAAGGAGAAACAATAGAAGAAGCCATCTATATGATTAAAGATGCTGCAAAAGCATATATAGAAGTTGTGGGTCTTGAGAATATTCCACATTTCTCTAAAGAGATAATTAAGGAAGAATAG
- a CDS encoding fumarate hydratase: MRKISREEIVKTVKKLYLDAAVFLPEDVSEALKRSYEFETGLAKDILKQIIDNQKVASEDKIPLCQDTGVAVIFVEWGTEVLYEDGDPMDAFNEGVRLAVKEGYLRASVVDDPVFNRINTKDNTPCIVHFELVKGDRVKIVVAPKGAGSENMSALRMLKPAQGLKGVKDFVIETVKNAGGNPCPPIIVGVGIGGNFEKSAILAKKALLRKVGEPNKNPDYARLEQELLNEINLLGIGAMGVGGRITALAVHIEYAPCHIASLPVAVNIQCHSARHKEAEI; encoded by the coding sequence ATGAGAAAAATCAGCAGGGAAGAGATAGTAAAAACAGTAAAAAAACTTTACCTGGATGCAGCAGTTTTCCTACCTGAGGATGTTTCAGAGGCATTAAAAAGAAGTTATGAATTTGAAACAGGGTTAGCAAAGGATATACTTAAACAGATTATTGATAATCAGAAAGTGGCTTCAGAGGACAAAATTCCTCTATGTCAGGACACAGGAGTAGCTGTTATCTTTGTTGAATGGGGAACTGAGGTTTTGTACGAAGATGGTGATCCTATGGATGCCTTCAATGAAGGTGTAAGGCTTGCTGTAAAGGAAGGATATTTAAGAGCTTCTGTTGTAGATGACCCTGTTTTTAATAGGATAAACACAAAGGACAACACACCCTGCATTGTTCATTTTGAGCTTGTAAAAGGAGATAGAGTAAAAATAGTAGTTGCACCAAAGGGAGCGGGAAGTGAAAACATGTCTGCCCTCAGGATGCTCAAACCTGCTCAGGGATTAAAGGGAGTAAAGGATTTTGTTATTGAGACAGTGAAAAATGCAGGAGGCAATCCATGTCCTCCAATAATAGTTGGAGTTGGGATTGGAGGAAATTTTGAAAAATCAGCAATTTTAGCTAAAAAAGCACTACTCAGAAAAGTTGGGGAACCAAATAAAAATCCAGATTATGCCCGTCTTGAGCAGGAACTTCTTAATGAAATAAACTTACTTGGTATTGGTGCGATGGGGGTTGGAGGAAGAATTACTGCTCTGGCTGTTCACATTGAGTATGCACCCTGTCATATTGCATCACTTCCTGTTGCAGTAAATATTCAATGCCACTCTGCAAGACACAAGGAGGCAGAGATATGA
- a CDS encoding zinc-dependent alcohol dehydrogenase: protein MKAAYLIKPNKIEIMEKPIPTIKDGEVLVRIKAALTCGTDLKAYLRGHPLIPMPGPFGHEFSGIIEDVGSSVNGFKRGDAVMLVHTAPCGNCAYCKRGLFNLCETLTKDMMLGAFSEYIVVKERVVRQNMFHKPENIDFEEAAFLEPLSCIVHGVKALSPSEEDKVLVIGTGPVGLLFLQVLKSIGVSVAVMGRNKNKIALAKTLGADRVYYSGEDPLDFTDGFGYDRVVECTGQKEIWLKSINYVRKGGTVLLFGGLKTGTEVCYDAARIHYDEITLKGAFHYNPEDVKEAAKLIQSRKLRLKELITDKFPLSEISLAFEKLSRGEGIKYLIEI from the coding sequence ATGAAAGCTGCATATCTAATTAAGCCTAATAAAATAGAGATTATGGAAAAACCAATCCCTACTATAAAGGATGGAGAGGTTCTGGTTCGTATAAAAGCTGCTCTTACCTGTGGAACTGATTTAAAAGCCTACTTAAGAGGACATCCCCTTATTCCAATGCCAGGACCATTTGGACATGAATTTTCAGGAATAATTGAAGATGTTGGAAGCAGTGTAAATGGTTTTAAAAGAGGCGATGCTGTTATGCTTGTTCATACAGCACCCTGCGGAAACTGTGCATACTGTAAAAGAGGACTTTTCAATCTCTGTGAGACGCTGACAAAAGATATGATGCTTGGTGCTTTTTCTGAATACATAGTTGTAAAAGAGAGAGTTGTAAGGCAGAATATGTTTCATAAACCAGAGAACATAGATTTTGAGGAAGCTGCCTTTCTTGAGCCACTTTCCTGTATAGTTCATGGAGTTAAGGCTCTGTCTCCATCAGAGGAAGACAAAGTTCTTGTAATTGGCACAGGTCCTGTGGGACTTCTTTTCCTTCAGGTTTTAAAAAGCATTGGTGTTAGTGTAGCAGTAATGGGAAGAAATAAAAATAAGATTGCTTTGGCTAAAACCCTGGGTGCTGATAGAGTTTATTACTCAGGTGAAGACCCTTTAGATTTTACAGATGGTTTTGGCTATGATAGAGTTGTTGAGTGCACAGGCCAGAAAGAGATTTGGCTTAAATCAATAAACTATGTGAGAAAAGGTGGCACAGTGCTGCTTTTTGGAGGATTGAAGACAGGCACAGAGGTTTGTTATGATGCAGCACGAATTCACTATGATGAGATTACCCTAAAGGGAGCTTTTCATTATAATCCCGAGGATGTAAAAGAAGCAGCTAAGTTAATTCAATCAAGAAAGCTTAGACTTAAAGAGTTGATAACTGATAAGTTTCCGCTTTCTGAGATTTCTCTGGCTTTTGAAAAACTATCAAGAGGGGAGGGAATTAAGTATCTAATTGAGATATGA
- the rsmI gene encoding 16S rRNA (cytidine(1402)-2'-O)-methyltransferase — MEEEMPQARLYIVSTPIGNLDDITLRALETLKKVDFIACEDTEHSLKLLNHYGIKKPLISYWSEKEKVRAEEIIEKIHSGHSVALITDAGTPGISDPGAVVIGRAIEEEIELIPIPGPTALITALSISGLNTEEFTFIGFLPVKQSQRRKKLLELSSEKRTLVFYEAPHRIMQSLDDMLEVFGDRRVCVARELTKMFEEVLRGKLSEVIEKLENSKIAGEYVIVVEGASESVQSVEEALKEVKELMKKGKGRKEAVKIVSELYNLSKKELYEKSLKMDNIE, encoded by the coding sequence ATGGAGGAAGAGATGCCTCAGGCAAGATTATATATAGTCTCAACACCAATTGGTAATCTTGATGATATAACATTAAGAGCACTTGAAACACTTAAGAAAGTTGACTTTATTGCCTGTGAAGATACAGAACACAGTCTCAAGTTGCTCAATCACTATGGAATAAAAAAGCCTCTCATAAGTTACTGGTCTGAGAAAGAAAAGGTTCGGGCTGAGGAGATAATTGAAAAGATTCACTCAGGACACTCAGTAGCACTGATAACTGATGCTGGAACACCTGGAATTTCAGATCCGGGAGCAGTTGTCATAGGAAGGGCAATTGAAGAGGAAATAGAACTTATACCTATTCCCGGTCCAACAGCTCTAATAACTGCATTAAGCATTTCAGGATTGAATACAGAGGAGTTCACCTTCATAGGCTTTCTTCCTGTCAAGCAGTCTCAAAGAAGAAAAAAACTCCTTGAACTTAGTTCAGAAAAAAGAACACTTGTTTTCTACGAAGCACCTCATAGAATAATGCAAAGCCTTGATGACATGCTTGAAGTCTTTGGAGACAGACGCGTATGTGTAGCAAGAGAGCTCACTAAAATGTTTGAGGAAGTTTTAAGAGGCAAGCTTTCAGAAGTTATTGAAAAGCTTGAAAACTCTAAAATTGCAGGTGAATATGTTATAGTAGTTGAAGGTGCTTCTGAGTCTGTTCAAAGCGTTGAAGAAGCCCTAAAAGAAGTAAAGGAGCTTATGAAAAAGGGTAAAGGAAGAAAGGAAGCTGTTAAAATAGTATCAGAGCTTTACAATTTAAGTAAAAAAGAGCTCTATGAAAAAAGTCTCAAGATGGACAATATTGAATGA
- a CDS encoding diguanylate cyclase → MHLSLEKFYLNFNSYRDLERFIHNLDLSSGILHLIEELQKERGKSHILLGSLKEKDKKELEIQYQNTENLIKKLQFKYDIFQKFPKLTELENIRKRVLSLSIKQDAVYSFYTDLIEDIISYEYETVKSINDLVIYNRFYCLILIQELKEKMGQERAIIAFSISKGTTTETVLEELKEIKYTRNLIEKKFLLLASENVKDSYLKLKKDLDLSSEIERIIKNPKHELSVEEWWNIATDRIKKMEQIHDMVESEILDRMKTLTKKSRDALIVSTIQLFLAIFLTPVVVLKFKKFIEKHIFFDPLTNLPNRKFFIEYSRFLIERAERYSEPLSLLLLDIDNFKQINDTFGHSFGDRILFELADTIRKNIRKSDFPARIGGEEFVVIFPNTDLKSAFIVSERIRQSFESLNIRKDEKSVKTTLSGGLIGYRKNMTIDDLLKLSDLALYNAKNRGKNRIEKYEEN, encoded by the coding sequence TTGCACCTTTCATTAGAGAAGTTCTACTTAAATTTTAATTCCTATCGAGATCTGGAAAGATTTATTCACAACCTTGACTTGAGCTCTGGCATACTACATCTAATTGAAGAACTGCAGAAAGAAAGAGGAAAATCTCATATATTACTTGGAAGTTTGAAGGAAAAAGATAAAAAGGAATTGGAAATTCAGTATCAAAATACTGAAAATTTAATTAAAAAACTACAATTCAAATATGACATTTTTCAGAAGTTTCCAAAACTTACTGAATTAGAAAACATAAGAAAAAGAGTTTTATCTCTCAGTATAAAACAGGATGCAGTCTATTCTTTTTACACTGATCTTATAGAAGACATAATTTCCTATGAGTATGAAACTGTTAAATCAATCAATGACTTGGTTATCTACAATAGATTTTACTGTCTAATTCTCATTCAGGAGTTGAAGGAAAAAATGGGACAGGAGAGAGCAATTATAGCATTCTCAATCTCAAAAGGAACTACAACAGAGACAGTACTGGAGGAACTCAAAGAAATTAAATATACGAGAAATCTAATTGAAAAGAAATTTCTATTGCTGGCCTCTGAAAATGTAAAAGATAGTTATCTTAAACTAAAAAAGGATTTAGATTTATCATCTGAAATAGAGAGGATTATAAAAAATCCAAAACATGAACTATCGGTGGAAGAATGGTGGAATATAGCTACAGATAGAATTAAAAAGATGGAGCAAATTCATGATATGGTTGAGTCAGAAATACTTGATAGGATGAAAACACTTACAAAAAAATCAAGAGATGCTCTTATTGTATCAACCATTCAGCTTTTTCTTGCAATTTTTTTAACTCCAGTTGTTGTACTTAAGTTTAAAAAATTTATTGAAAAACATATTTTCTTTGATCCTTTAACAAATCTGCCTAATAGAAAGTTTTTTATTGAGTATTCTCGTTTTTTAATTGAAAGAGCTGAGCGTTATTCTGAGCCTCTATCTCTTCTTTTACTTGACATTGATAATTTTAAGCAAATAAACGATACCTTTGGACATTCCTTCGGTGACAGGATTCTATTTGAACTTGCTGATACGATTAGGAAAAACATCAGAAAATCAGATTTTCCTGCAAGAATTGGCGGAGAGGAGTTTGTTGTAATATTTCCAAATACGGACTTGAAAAGTGCTTTTATAGTCTCAGAGAGGATAAGACAGAGTTTTGAATCATTAAACATCAGGAAAGATGAAAAGTCAGTTAAAACTACTCTGAGCGGAGGACTGATAGGATACAGAAAAAACATGACCATCGATGATTTATTGAAACTTTCAGATTTAGCTTTGTATAATGCAAAGAATAGAGGTAAAAACAGAATAGAGAAATATGAAGAAAATTAA
- a CDS encoding TdeIII family type II restriction endonuclease, which translates to MNLTEEQIKKIENTIKQSLRNKFRRYKPESKNMPFHYRLLGRDRMALFSFIHSLNTTFGTSIFEPVAETLAKLNFPRAKRQFIAGDTISEAEQIEIQRIMNDLTIGKNPDKNDEITRIRKVCRQGKINRIKTVKVDLFVEDENGVSYLFDIKTAKPNISNFKDFKRTLLEWVAIYLSKYPDKEVHTYIAIPYNPYEPKPYERWTLKGMLDLDNELKVADEFWDFIGGKGAYELILKCFEKVGRELRPEIDAYFAKFR; encoded by the coding sequence ATGAATCTTACAGAAGAGCAAATTAAAAAGATTGAAAACACAATTAAGCAAAGCCTGCGAAATAAATTTCGAAGATACAAGCCAGAATCAAAAAATATGCCCTTTCATTACCGTCTGCTTGGTCGTGATAGAATGGCACTTTTTTCTTTTATTCACTCTTTAAATACTACTTTTGGCACTTCAATTTTTGAGCCGGTTGCAGAAACATTGGCAAAATTGAACTTCCCGAGGGCAAAGAGACAGTTCATAGCAGGCGATACTATAAGTGAAGCAGAACAGATTGAAATTCAACGCATTATGAATGACCTTACAATTGGAAAAAATCCAGATAAAAATGATGAAATTACTAGAATAAGGAAAGTTTGCAGACAGGGTAAGATTAACAGGATAAAAACAGTAAAAGTTGATTTATTCGTGGAAGACGAAAACGGTGTTTCTTATCTATTTGACATAAAAACAGCAAAACCCAATATAAGTAATTTTAAAGATTTTAAAAGAACATTGCTGGAATGGGTTGCTATTTATCTATCAAAGTATCCTGACAAAGAAGTTCACACTTATATTGCGATTCCCTATAATCCCTATGAGCCTAAACCATATGAAAGATGGACACTTAAAGGAATGCTGGATTTAGATAATGAGTTAAAGGTTGCAGATGAATTCTGGGATTTTATTGGAGGTAAGGGAGCCTATGAATTAATTTTAAAATGCTTTGAAAAAGTGGGAAGAGAATTAAGACCAGAAATAGATGCATACTTTGCAAAGTTTAGATAA
- a CDS encoding DNA methyltransferase: MQQKKLFGEKENLVSLREASLWASQYLNRKISISNISYLIQYGKIKKYGNHGNPLVKIEELKAYYDSVYEKYKWAAFGEDINWHLSFVQYKESERTKHVHRLHPYKGKFIPQLVEYFLDSHTDEFKKKVYFQKGDIVLDPFCGSGTTLVQANELGIHAIGIDISYFNSLISNVKVMRHNLNLVKEIIDELSLKFEEFRKNKKYIVFEEELLLELTKFNNIYFPSPDYKRKISKGIINEDEYAQKKEKEFLSIYNALLEKYQIKIKQDKSETFMDKWFSEPVRQEIDFLASEINSIKNNDVKNVLFIILSRTARSCRATTHADLATLKEPVFTTYYCKKHGKICKPLFSIKKWWEYYTKDTLKRLKEFDKLRTDTFQICLTGDSRTIEIYEEVKKINPEFAKVLSKQKIKGIFSSPPYVGLIDYHEQHAYAYEIFGFKRMDELEIGPLFKGQDEEAKNSYVNGIAEVLKNCKNYLQDDYDIFLVANDKFNLYPKIAELAGMRIVNEFKRPVLCRVEKNRETPYIETIFHLKEK, translated from the coding sequence ATGCAGCAGAAAAAATTATTTGGAGAAAAGGAAAATCTTGTTAGTTTAAGAGAAGCAAGTTTATGGGCTTCTCAATATTTAAACCGAAAAATTAGTATTTCAAATATCTCTTATTTGATTCAGTATGGAAAAATAAAAAAATATGGCAATCATGGTAATCCATTAGTAAAAATTGAGGAACTAAAAGCTTATTATGATTCTGTCTATGAAAAATATAAATGGGCTGCGTTTGGAGAAGATATAAACTGGCATCTTTCATTTGTTCAGTATAAAGAATCAGAAAGAACAAAGCATGTTCACCGTTTACATCCTTATAAAGGTAAGTTTATACCACAACTTGTTGAATATTTCCTTGATTCCCATACAGATGAATTTAAAAAGAAAGTATATTTTCAGAAGGGTGATATAGTTTTAGACCCTTTTTGCGGAAGTGGTACAACATTAGTTCAAGCCAATGAATTAGGAATACATGCTATCGGAATAGATATTTCATATTTTAATTCTCTAATTTCAAATGTAAAAGTTATGAGGCACAACTTAAATTTAGTAAAGGAAATAATTGATGAATTGAGCTTAAAATTTGAAGAGTTTCGAAAAAATAAAAAATACATTGTTTTTGAGGAAGAATTGTTGCTTGAGTTAACTAAATTCAATAATATTTACTTCCCTTCACCAGATTACAAAAGGAAGATTTCAAAGGGAATAATAAATGAAGATGAATATGCCCAAAAAAAGGAAAAAGAATTTCTGAGTATTTATAATGCATTACTTGAAAAATATCAAATTAAAATAAAACAAGATAAAAGTGAGACTTTTATGGATAAATGGTTTTCAGAACCTGTGAGGCAAGAAATAGATTTTTTGGCAAGCGAAATTAATTCAATAAAAAACAACGATGTTAAAAATGTTTTATTTATTATACTAAGTAGAACTGCTCGTTCTTGTAGAGCAACAACGCATGCTGACTTAGCTACTTTGAAGGAACCTGTATTTACAACATATTATTGTAAAAAACACGGGAAAATCTGTAAACCACTTTTTTCAATAAAAAAATGGTGGGAATATTACACAAAGGATACATTAAAAAGGCTTAAAGAGTTTGATAAATTAAGAACCGATACTTTTCAAATATGTTTAACAGGTGATAGCAGAACAATTGAAATATATGAAGAGGTGAAAAAAATAAATCCTGAGTTTGCAAAAGTTTTATCAAAGCAGAAAATAAAAGGGATATTTTCAAGCCCTCCTTATGTAGGCCTTATTGATTACCATGAGCAGCACGCTTATGCATATGAAATATTTGGATTTAAACGCATGGATGAATTAGAAATAGGACCATTATTTAAAGGACAGGATGAAGAGGCAAAAAATTCTTATGTAAACGGAATAGCAGAAGTTCTTAAAAATTGCAAGAACTATCTTCAAGATGACTATGATATTTTTTTAGTGGCTAATGATAAATTTAACCTTTATCCTAAAATTGCTGAGCTTGCAGGTATGAGGATAGTTAATGAATTTAAACGTCCTGTTTTATGTAGAGTAGAGAAAAATAGAGAAACACCTTACATAGAAACAATATTTCACTTAAAAGAAAAGTGA
- a CDS encoding NAD+ synthase, whose translation MRTLRLALCQINPVVGDIEGNLQKILFYIDKAVAEQAEIIVFPELAMTGYNPEDLLFYPAFIRKAEDALDEIAKKVKDFVLVVGLPVKKDDLYNSAAIISNQSVIDFYHKIYLPNYSVFDEMRYFKPGSRTPVYEYDGVFFAVNICEDIFHPSLPGLIQAATGAELIINISASPFYAGKYQRKTRMLTTRAYDMGVYVCYLNMVGGQDETVFDGRSLVISPSGEILVRGKAFEEDFIVAEIDMEEVTRTRLREPKIRWEGDFEDREVIKIPLKRKKKTIPSLLKSGRKSIQIHEMTEEEEIFKALTTGLRDYVTKNGFKRVCLGLSGGIDSSFVALIAVEALGRDRVTGVFMPSRYTSRESREDVYELVKNLGIELIEISIDDLFDEYLKSLADTFKDQPQDVTEENIQSRIRGNILMALSNKFGWLVITTGNKSELSVGYATLYGDMAGGYAVIKDVYKTQVYRVAKWASLGRIPERVFTKPPSAELKPGQKDQDTLPPYEVLDKILYLNIEKCMGEDEIVEYGLDRETVKKVLNMVKRAEFKRRQAPLGIKVSPVSLGKDWRFPITNKFGG comes from the coding sequence ATGAGAACCCTGAGGTTAGCACTCTGCCAGATAAATCCTGTTGTTGGAGATATTGAGGGAAACCTTCAAAAGATCCTTTTTTACATTGATAAAGCAGTAGCTGAACAAGCAGAGATTATCGTATTTCCCGAGCTTGCTATGACCGGATACAATCCTGAAGACCTGCTTTTTTATCCAGCCTTTATAAGAAAAGCAGAGGATGCATTAGATGAGATAGCAAAAAAGGTGAAAGATTTTGTTTTAGTTGTTGGTTTGCCAGTAAAGAAAGATGATCTTTATAACTCTGCTGCTATCATTTCAAATCAGAGCGTGATTGATTTTTATCATAAGATTTATCTTCCCAATTACAGTGTTTTTGATGAGATGAGATATTTTAAGCCCGGAAGCAGAACTCCAGTTTATGAATACGATGGTGTGTTTTTTGCTGTTAACATCTGTGAAGATATCTTTCATCCCTCTCTCCCAGGTCTTATTCAGGCAGCAACCGGTGCAGAATTGATAATAAATATAAGTGCATCCCCCTTTTATGCTGGAAAATACCAGAGAAAAACTAGAATGCTCACAACACGAGCATATGACATGGGAGTTTATGTTTGCTATTTAAACATGGTTGGTGGACAGGATGAAACAGTCTTTGATGGAAGAAGCCTTGTTATCTCGCCATCTGGAGAGATTCTTGTAAGAGGCAAAGCATTTGAGGAAGATTTTATAGTTGCTGAGATTGACATGGAAGAAGTAACAAGAACAAGACTTCGTGAGCCAAAGATAAGATGGGAAGGTGATTTTGAAGATAGAGAAGTTATTAAAATTCCATTGAAAAGAAAGAAAAAAACAATTCCAAGCCTGTTAAAATCAGGCAGGAAATCCATCCAGATACATGAAATGACAGAAGAAGAGGAGATTTTCAAAGCTCTCACCACAGGATTGAGAGATTATGTTACCAAGAATGGCTTTAAAAGAGTATGTCTTGGTTTAAGTGGAGGAATTGACTCTTCCTTTGTGGCATTAATTGCAGTAGAGGCATTAGGCAGGGATAGAGTTACAGGAGTTTTTATGCCTTCAAGATATACATCAAGGGAAAGCAGAGAAGATGTTTATGAGCTTGTAAAGAATCTCGGAATTGAATTGATTGAAATTTCAATAGATGACCTATTTGATGAGTATCTTAAGTCGCTTGCAGACACTTTTAAAGACCAGCCTCAGGATGTTACTGAAGAAAACATTCAGAGCAGAATACGTGGAAATATTCTTATGGCACTCTCAAATAAATTTGGATGGCTTGTGATAACCACAGGAAACAAATCAGAACTTTCAGTTGGTTATGCAACTCTTTATGGTGACATGGCAGGCGGATATGCAGTAATTAAGGATGTTTATAAAACTCAGGTTTACAGAGTTGCAAAATGGGCATCACTTGGAAGAATCCCTGAAAGAGTATTTACAAAGCCACCTTCAGCAGAGCTAAAGCCCGGGCAGAAAGATCAGGATACTCTGCCACCCTATGAGGTGCTCGATAAAATTTTATATCTTAATATTGAAAAATGCATGGGAGAGGATGAAATCGTTGAATACGGGCTTGACAGAGAAACAGTTAAAAAAGTATTGAATATGGTAAAAAGAGCAGAGTTTAAAAGAAGACAGGCACCCTTAGGCATAAAAGTATCTCCTGTATCTCTCGGCAAAGACTGGAGATTTCCTATCACGAATAAATTTGGAGGGTAG
- a CDS encoding type I restriction enzyme HsdR N-terminal domain-containing protein: MEIPLNKTPGSPEERKELIGDIIKQQEELFAQSIGYIQRLMIQYLIDRGYTSDNIELNRGYEVNVSAKEKFVTSVDILIKLQEKVIYAIKCTPASIESWERFMLAFCRVVEPYQIPFAIVTDGQEGILIDVLTGQVIKTMELPSKDELLNLLPSIKFIPYSEEKLPKERRILYAFDAIKCCPTCNI; the protein is encoded by the coding sequence ATGGAAATACCACTCAATAAAACGCCTGGATCTCCAGAAGAAAGGAAGGAACTTATTGGAGATATTATAAAGCAACAGGAAGAACTTTTTGCACAAAGCATTGGATACATCCAAAGATTAATGATTCAATATTTAATTGATCGTGGCTATACCTCAGACAATATTGAGCTTAACAGAGGCTATGAAGTGAATGTTTCTGCGAAAGAAAAGTTTGTAACCAGTGTAGATATACTTATCAAGCTACAGGAGAAGGTCATATATGCGATCAAATGCACTCCAGCAAGTATTGAGTCATGGGAAAGATTTATGCTTGCCTTTTGCAGGGTTGTTGAGCCCTATCAGATTCCTTTTGCCATTGTTACTGATGGGCAGGAAGGAATATTGATAGATGTGCTCACAGGACAGGTTATAAAAACAATGGAACTACCAAGCAAAGATGAATTGCTAAATCTTTTGCCATCAATAAAATTCATTCCCTACAGCGAAGAAAAGCTTCCAAAGGAAAGAAGAATACTTTATGCCTTTGATGCTATAAAATGCTGTCCAACCTGTAACATATGA
- a CDS encoding DUF86 domain-containing protein, giving the protein MKLDLNRIEKYLLEIIENTGKIEAILGKTNIEEKSLNEINILALKYLVIEISEAMANVLQHLLAKQYGIAVKGYLDTVKKAHEKGIISNELIKKLKPFFDFRNSLIHRYWVIDDATFLKNLSKGYNDLSDFCVEIKNFLKGGSFDGNTTQ; this is encoded by the coding sequence ATGAAACTGGATTTAAATAGGATTGAAAAATATCTACTTGAAATAATTGAAAATACAGGAAAAATTGAAGCCATTTTAGGAAAAACAAATATAGAAGAAAAATCTTTAAACGAAATAAATATCCTTGCATTAAAATATCTTGTGATTGAAATTTCTGAGGCTATGGCAAATGTCCTACAGCATCTTCTTGCAAAACAATACGGTATAGCAGTAAAGGGATATCTTGATACAGTTAAAAAAGCACATGAAAAAGGTATAATTTCAAACGAGTTAATAAAAAAACTTAAACCTTTTTTTGACTTCAGAAACTCTCTTATCCATAGATACTGGGTAATTGACGATGCCACTTTTCTTAAAAATTTGTCCAAAGGATACAATGATCTCTCTGATTTCTGCGTTGAAATAAAAAATTTTTTGAAAGGAGGAAGTTTTGATGGAAATACCACTCAATAA